The following nucleotide sequence is from Solidesulfovibrio carbinolicus.
TTGACCCCGATTTCGGCCAGAAAGGCCGTCATGGCGATGACGAGGTCTTCCTCGCCGTAGACGATGGCGCGCTTGCCGGCCACGTACTTGTGGCCGTCCACATAGGCGTCCACCAGCCGGCCGCGCTCATCCTGGTACTTCTTGGGGGTGGGGATGCCGGTCAGGTCTTCCAGGGCGGCGAAAAAGGCGTCGGACTCGCGGATGCCGACCGGGATGCCGACCCGGAGGTTTTTGACGCCAAAGCGCCTTTCCAGGTTGGCCCCGGCCGATTCGGCCACATGGCTGGCCCGGCCGCATTCGATGGACCCCAGGGACCCGGACATGGCCCGGATGTCGGCCAGGGTGGTGCCGCCGGCCGGCAGCTTTTCGTAGTCGAGCAGGGCCGGCCGGTCCATGGAGTCGGAGATGTCGGGCAGGATGGTGGCGTCCACGCCGAAGTCGGCCAGGATGTCCTTGAGGTGGCGCAGGTCGGCCGGCGACACCAGGCCCGGCATCAGATTGACGCGCCGCTGGGGCTCAGCCTTTTGCGTGACGAGCTGGCCGGCCAGGGCGGCCACGGCGGCGTGCCAGCCTTCCATGTGGGTGCCGGAGTAGCTCGGGGTGGAGACGTGGACGATCTCGGGCAGGGGCAGGTCGGCGAACTCCTTGCGAAATTCGGCCAAGAGCCGGGGCACGTCGTCGCCGATGGTTTCGGTCAGGCAGGTGGTGGCCACGCCGACCACCGACGCGCCGTACTTGCTCATGACGTTTAAGATGCCCTTCTTGAGATTGGGGCCGCCGCCGAACACGGCCTGCTTTTCGCCCAGGGCCGAGGAAGCGATGTCCATGGGCTCGCGGAAATGGCTGATGATGTAGCGGCGCATGTAGGTGGCGCAGCCCTGGGAGCCGTGCAGGAAGGGGATGGCCCCTTCGACGCCCCGGAAGGCCAGGGCGGCGCCCAGCGGCGTACACAGCTTGCAGGCGTTGGTGGTGGAGACGTAGGGCGAGTCGCTCATAGGGCCTCCTTCTTGGCGGCTTCGGCCTTGGCCATGGCTTCGCGGCGGGGGACGAACCGCCAGATGGGGCTGGTGGCCGAGGCGTGGACCTCGCGGGCAAAGTTGAGCATCCCGACAAAGCCTTCCAGGGCTTCCTTGCGTTCGTGGTTGTGGTCGCAAAAGCCGACCCCGAGCTTGTGGGCGATGGGCCGCTCCTTGACGCCGCCGACGAAGAGGTCGACGTCGAGTTCCTTGACGAACTTCGAGAGTTCCAAGGGGTTGGAGTCGTCCACGATGACCGTGCCCGGGTCGCAGATGGCGGCCAGCTCCTCGTAGTCTTCCTTGGTGCCGGTCTGGGAGCCGACCAGTACGACCTTCATGCCCAGGTGGCGGAAGGCCTTGATGAGCGAAAAAGCCTTGAACGCGCCGCCGACGTAAATGGCGACCTTCTTGCCTTCAAGATCCTTGCGGTACTGTCCGAGCTGGGGCAGCAGCACCGAGAGTTCCTCGCGCACCACCTGCTGGGCGCGTTCCATGATGCCCGGGTCGCGGTCCTTGAAGTGTTCGGCCACGGCGTAGAGGGAGTCGGCCATGTCCTCGATGCCGAGGTAGGAAGCCCGGATAAACGGGATGCCGTACTTGTCCTGCATCATCTTGGCCAGTTCCATGGTGGCCCCGGAGCACTGCACGACGTTGAGGGCCGCGCCGTGCGCCCGGCGGATGTCGTCCACCCGGCCGTCGCCGGTGATGTTGGCCACGGTCGTAACACCCATGCGCTTGAAGTAGTCGCGGATGATCCAGATCTCGCCGGCCAGGTTGAAGTCGCCCAGGATGTTGATGGAGATGGGGCTGATGTCGGAAATGTCGCCCGTGCCGGTCAGGGTGAACATGGCCTTGCAGGCGGCGGTGTAGCCTTCGCGCTTGTTGCCCTTGAAGCCTTCGGACTGGACCGGGATGACCGGGATGCCGGTCTTCTCGGCCACGTCGCGGCACACCGCGCCCACGTCGTCGCCGATGATGCCCACGATGCAGGTGGCGTAGACAAAGGCCGCCTTGGGCTTATGGCGTTCGATAAGTTCGAGCAGGGCGGCCTTGAGCTTTTTCTCACCGCCGAAAATGACGTCCTTTTCCTGGAGATCGGTGGAAAAGCTCAGGCGGTGCAGTTCCGGGCCCGAGGACAGCGCGCCCCGGATGTCCCAGGTGTAGACGGCGCAGCCGATGGGGCCGTGCACCAGGTGCAGGGCGTCGGCGATGGGGTAGAGCACCACGCGCGAGCCGCAAAAAACGCAAGCCCGCTGGGACACCGCTCCGGCCAGGCTGTCGCGGTTGCAGGCCAGCTCGAAGGGCCCCTCGCCGGTACGGTGGATCTGGTCCCGCCGCTCCTCGAAAATCGCCTGTTCCATAACGCTCCTTTTCCTGTCGCCAATTGTCAGGACGAGCGTGACTTTACAAGGAGCGTGCCAGATTTTAATTAACTGATTTTATTTGTTTATAGCGGTGGTGGGCGCGCCTTGAGACAAATTTGTCGCTGATCTCTCGACAGAATTGTAGATCGAGCGCGACCTTTGTCGGAAAAATACGCGAGCCTGGACGAAACTCGTTTTGTCCGGCCGGCTCTTCCTCAAACGGCCTGTTTTGCTGCTCCATCGACTTGTTTGCCTGGTTCTCCAGGCCGCAAAAGGCTGGAATCGGTCTTCTGTCTGTTTTGACACAACCGGGCAAGGCGTCTACACGGCCCGAAAGCGTCGGCGCGCAGCCGGCCATGCCCCAGGAGGAAACGACGATGCTTCACGATATGCGCCTTTTCCGGGAAGCCTGCCTGATCGGCGGCCAGTGGACGGCGGCCGATTCCGGCGAGACCGTGGCCGTGGACAATCCTGCCACCGGCGAAATCCTCGGCCATGTGCCGCGCTGCGGCCGCGAGGAAACCCGCCGGGCCATCGAAGCGGCTTACGCCGCCTGGCCGGCCCTGCGGGCCATGACCGCCCTGGAGCGGGCCGACATGCTCCTGCGCTGGCATGACCTCATCCTGGCCAACAAGGACGATCTGGCTAAGCTCATGACCCTGGAGCAGGGCAAATCCCTGGCCGAGTCGGCCGGCGAGATCGGCTACGGCGCCAGCTTTATCCGCTGGTTCGCCGAGGAGGCCCGCCGGGCCTACGGCGACATCGTCCCGGCCAATGCCCGGGGCCGCATGATCTTCGTCACCCGCGAACCGGTTGGCGTGTGCGGCGTCGTCACGCCCTGGAATTTCCCCATGGCCATGATCGGGCGCAAGGTCGGCCCGGCCCTGGCCATGGGTTGCCCCACGGTCGTCAAGCCTGCCTCCCAGACGCCGTTCTCCGCCCTGGCCCTGGGCGAACTGGCCATCCGGGCCGGCATCCCGGCCGGCGTGGTCAACATCGTCACCGGCAACGCCCGGGCCATCGGCGCGGAACTCACCGAAAACCCCGTCGTGCGCAAGGTGAGCTTCACCGGCTCCACCGAGGTCGGCAAGGCGCTCATGGCCCAATGCGCCGGGACCGTCAAAAAGGTCTCCATGGAACTCGGCGGCAACGCGCCCTTTATTGTCTTCGACGATGCCGGCATCGACGCCGCCGTTGCCGGAGCCATGGCCAGCAAATACCGCAATTCCGGCCAGACCTGCATCTGCGCCAACCGCTTCATCGTTCAGGCCGGCATCCACGACGCCTTTGTTAAACGGCTGGTGGAGGCCGTGGCCGGCCTGTCCGTGGGCAACGGCCTGGACCAGGGCGTGAACCAAGGCCCGCTTATTGACGGCAAGGCCGTGGCCCGGATGCACGCCCAGGTGGCCGACGCCGTGGCCAAGGGCGGCCGGCTGGCCTTGGGCGGCAAGGCCCATGCCCTTGGCGGCAACTTCTTCGAACCCACGGTCATCGCCCACGCCACCCCGGCCATGGCCTTTGCCAAGGAAGAAATCTTCGGCCCCCTGGCCCCGGTTTTCACCTTCGACACCGAAGCCGAAGCCGTGGCCATGGCCAACGACACCGAATACGGCCTGGCCGCCTACCTCTACACTCGCGACATCGGCCGGGCCATGCGCGTGTCCGGGGCGCTGGA
It contains:
- a CDS encoding nitrogenase component 1 — protein: MSDSPYVSTTNACKLCTPLGAALAFRGVEGAIPFLHGSQGCATYMRRYIISHFREPMDIASSALGEKQAVFGGGPNLKKGILNVMSKYGASVVGVATTCLTETIGDDVPRLLAEFRKEFADLPLPEIVHVSTPSYSGTHMEGWHAAVAALAGQLVTQKAEPQRRVNLMPGLVSPADLRHLKDILADFGVDATILPDISDSMDRPALLDYEKLPAGGTTLADIRAMSGSLGSIECGRASHVAESAGANLERRFGVKNLRVGIPVGIRESDAFFAALEDLTGIPTPKKYQDERGRLVDAYVDGHKYVAGKRAIVYGEEDLVIAMTAFLAEIGVKPILCATGATCKNFKAQLAAVTEGLLPEPPEAREGVDFHDIAEQAADLAPDLLVGHSKGYTYAKAWNVPLMRVGFPIHDRFGGQRMRHVAYGGALELFDRLVNVVLERKQEDSAVGYGYL
- the nifE gene encoding nitrogenase iron-molybdenum cofactor biosynthesis protein NifE; its protein translation is MEQAIFEERRDQIHRTGEGPFELACNRDSLAGAVSQRACVFCGSRVVLYPIADALHLVHGPIGCAVYTWDIRGALSSGPELHRLSFSTDLQEKDVIFGGEKKLKAALLELIERHKPKAAFVYATCIVGIIGDDVGAVCRDVAEKTGIPVIPVQSEGFKGNKREGYTAACKAMFTLTGTGDISDISPISINILGDFNLAGEIWIIRDYFKRMGVTTVANITGDGRVDDIRRAHGAALNVVQCSGATMELAKMMQDKYGIPFIRASYLGIEDMADSLYAVAEHFKDRDPGIMERAQQVVREELSVLLPQLGQYRKDLEGKKVAIYVGGAFKAFSLIKAFRHLGMKVVLVGSQTGTKEDYEELAAICDPGTVIVDDSNPLELSKFVKELDVDLFVGGVKERPIAHKLGVGFCDHNHERKEALEGFVGMLNFAREVHASATSPIWRFVPRREAMAKAEAAKKEAL
- a CDS encoding NAD-dependent succinate-semialdehyde dehydrogenase, giving the protein MLHDMRLFREACLIGGQWTAADSGETVAVDNPATGEILGHVPRCGREETRRAIEAAYAAWPALRAMTALERADMLLRWHDLILANKDDLAKLMTLEQGKSLAESAGEIGYGASFIRWFAEEARRAYGDIVPANARGRMIFVTREPVGVCGVVTPWNFPMAMIGRKVGPALAMGCPTVVKPASQTPFSALALGELAIRAGIPAGVVNIVTGNARAIGAELTENPVVRKVSFTGSTEVGKALMAQCAGTVKKVSMELGGNAPFIVFDDAGIDAAVAGAMASKYRNSGQTCICANRFIVQAGIHDAFVKRLVEAVAGLSVGNGLDQGVNQGPLIDGKAVARMHAQVADAVAKGGRLALGGKAHALGGNFFEPTVIAHATPAMAFAKEEIFGPLAPVFTFDTEAEAVAMANDTEYGLAAYLYTRDIGRAMRVSGALEYGMVGVNESLISCTEAPFGGVKESGVGREGSRYGMDEYSVMKYTCLGGLA